Proteins found in one Paenibacillus borealis genomic segment:
- a CDS encoding AraC family transcriptional regulator: MLSPILHFISPPIPYFIDCGHATYTAGDYHINRNCIGVFDLIVVLKGTLPVGEDGKEWQLKEGEILILRPDGHHYGSAPCTGDTKIIWIHFQTFGSWKECESMDECLDNQSALIESHKQKAYLNHADVCSIYIPKHMKITAKAMEVLNLFFEQEQEPQSLRNWKRQASFQSFLQHLDRDLASPSDATAIQLAERIELYIRRNYTQDINNPLLQKELNYHSNYLAKSMLKAYGMTPMAYLQNYRVEQSKRLLLQTSWSVTRIAEEVGFHHVSHFSSCFSKKEGLSPSDFRSRFIRKR; this comes from the coding sequence ATGCTCTCACCGATACTCCATTTCATTTCCCCTCCGATTCCTTACTTCATAGATTGCGGACACGCCACTTATACGGCTGGTGATTATCACATCAACCGCAACTGCATCGGGGTATTCGATTTGATCGTTGTGCTGAAGGGAACCCTGCCGGTCGGTGAGGACGGGAAGGAGTGGCAGCTGAAGGAGGGCGAGATCCTCATTCTCCGTCCGGACGGGCATCATTACGGCAGTGCTCCCTGCACCGGGGATACGAAGATTATCTGGATTCATTTCCAGACCTTCGGCAGCTGGAAGGAATGTGAGAGCATGGATGAATGTCTGGACAATCAGAGCGCCTTAATTGAGAGCCATAAGCAGAAGGCCTACCTCAATCATGCCGACGTCTGTTCCATTTACATCCCCAAGCATATGAAGATTACAGCCAAAGCAATGGAGGTGCTGAACCTGTTCTTCGAGCAGGAGCAGGAGCCGCAATCCCTGCGGAACTGGAAGCGCCAGGCTTCCTTTCAGTCCTTCCTCCAGCATCTGGACCGCGACCTCGCCTCCCCCTCTGACGCTACCGCCATCCAGCTTGCCGAACGCATTGAGCTCTATATCCGCCGCAACTATACCCAGGACATCAACAATCCGCTGCTGCAGAAGGAATTGAATTACCACTCCAACTATCTGGCCAAAAGCATGCTGAAAGCCTACGGCATGACGCCTATGGCTTATCTCCAGAACTACCGTGTCGAGCAATCGAAGCGTCTGCTGCTGCAGACCTCCTGGTCCGTGACCCGGATTGCCGAGGAGGTCGGCTTCCATCATGTCTCCCATTTCTCTTCCTGCTTCTCCAAGAAGGAAGGCCTGTCACCGTCAGACTTCCGCAGCAGGTTTATCCGGAAACGCTGA
- a CDS encoding glycoside hydrolase family 127 protein, which translates to MNEITTAASGKVQIQDVFWSEYIRLVREVMVPYQWEALNDRIEGAAPSHAIRNFKIAAGREEGGFYGMVFQDSDVGKWLEAVAYLLETQRDSALEDIADEVIELLIAAQRADGYLNTYFLLKEPGREWSNLAECHELYCAGHLIEAATAYYRATGKRKLLDAVSRYADYIASVFGTGPGKLHGYDGHQEIELALVKLFHATGEKKYLELGRYFLEQRGQQPHYFEEEWERRGRTLHFPELSMVHDHLYSQSHLPVREQATAEGHAVRLVYMCTAMADIALETKDAGLLAACRKLWDNIVNRRMYITGGIGSMEQGESFTADYDLPPDLAYAETCASVGLIFFARRMLALDHHRKYADVLERALYNTVISGMSLDGTRFFYVNPLEVYPEVLGKNKNYKHVKAERQGWFTCACCPPNVARLLASLGDYMYSAQGDTLYVELYIGGQLETVINGLPLRLEQHSSYGTDGNVRFVVDPEQEREFTIALRLPDWSNEAIVSINGQANTYSGGSADGYIHLTRSWASGDAIEVCFAMPVQRMKGHPHIRQTFSKVALQRGPFVYCLEEADNGKRLYQLRLAAGRAYTLAGEPGFPAGIQTLSVAGIRAQPEGEWPAEGLYSSGASWTGREVQLKFIPYFAWANRGAGEMSVWIEEEAGR; encoded by the coding sequence ATGAATGAAATCACCACGGCCGCATCCGGCAAGGTTCAGATTCAAGATGTGTTCTGGTCGGAATATATCCGTCTGGTCCGCGAAGTTATGGTTCCTTATCAGTGGGAAGCGCTGAACGACCGTATTGAGGGGGCGGCCCCCAGCCATGCGATCCGCAATTTCAAGATTGCCGCCGGACGGGAGGAGGGCGGGTTCTACGGAATGGTCTTTCAGGACAGCGACGTCGGCAAATGGCTCGAAGCGGTTGCTTATCTGCTGGAGACACAGCGCGATTCCGCGCTTGAGGACATTGCCGATGAGGTGATTGAACTCCTGATTGCCGCCCAGAGAGCGGATGGTTATCTGAACACCTACTTTCTGCTGAAGGAGCCGGGACGGGAATGGAGCAATCTGGCGGAATGCCATGAATTATATTGTGCCGGACATCTGATTGAAGCTGCAACAGCCTATTACCGGGCCACCGGGAAAAGAAAGCTGCTGGATGCGGTCAGCCGCTATGCCGATTACATCGCTTCCGTATTCGGAACCGGGCCCGGCAAGCTGCACGGGTATGACGGGCATCAGGAGATCGAGCTGGCACTCGTGAAATTATTCCATGCTACCGGGGAGAAGAAGTATCTGGAGCTGGGGCGTTATTTCCTGGAGCAGCGGGGGCAGCAGCCGCATTATTTCGAAGAGGAATGGGAGCGGCGCGGCCGTACCCTGCATTTCCCGGAGCTCTCTATGGTGCATGACCATCTTTACAGCCAGTCCCATCTTCCGGTCAGAGAGCAGGCCACGGCTGAGGGGCACGCGGTCCGCCTGGTCTATATGTGTACGGCGATGGCTGATATCGCCCTGGAGACGAAGGACGCAGGGCTGCTCGCCGCCTGCCGGAAGCTGTGGGATAACATCGTGAATAGAAGGATGTACATTACGGGCGGCATCGGGTCCATGGAACAAGGCGAATCCTTCACGGCTGATTATGATTTACCGCCTGATCTGGCGTATGCCGAGACCTGTGCTTCTGTGGGGCTGATCTTTTTTGCCCGGCGTATGCTGGCACTGGATCATCACCGCAAATATGCGGATGTGCTGGAAAGAGCACTCTATAATACCGTGATCAGCGGCATGTCGCTGGATGGAACCAGGTTCTTCTATGTGAATCCGCTGGAAGTGTATCCGGAAGTTCTGGGTAAGAACAAGAACTATAAGCATGTAAAAGCAGAGCGCCAAGGCTGGTTCACCTGTGCCTGCTGCCCGCCCAATGTCGCTCGTCTGCTGGCCTCGCTTGGAGATTACATGTATTCGGCGCAAGGTGATACCTTGTATGTTGAGCTCTATATCGGCGGGCAGCTGGAAACGGTGATAAACGGCTTGCCGTTACGGCTCGAACAGCATTCGAGCTACGGCACGGATGGCAATGTCCGCTTTGTGGTCGATCCGGAGCAGGAGCGGGAATTCACCATCGCCCTGCGCCTGCCGGATTGGAGTAATGAAGCGATAGTGTCGATTAACGGCCAGGCCAATACATATAGCGGCGGAAGTGCTGACGGGTATATTCATCTCACCCGCAGCTGGGCGTCCGGCGATGCCATTGAGGTGTGCTTTGCGATGCCGGTGCAGCGGATGAAGGGACATCCGCATATCCGCCAGACTTTCTCCAAAGTCGCCCTGCAGCGCGGTCCGTTCGTCTATTGTCTGGAGGAGGCAGATAACGGTAAGCGGCTGTACCAGCTGCGCCTGGCTGCCGGGCGAGCCTATACTCTTGCCGGAGAGCCGGGATTCCCGGCGGGCATTCAGACGCTGAGCGTCGCGGGGATCAGGGCACAGCCGGAAGGAGAGTGGCCAGCGGAGGGATTGTACAGCAGCGGAGCATCCTGGACCGGCCGGGAAGTGCAGCTGAAATTCATCCCTTACTTTGCCTGGGCCAACCGCGGAGCTGGTGAAATGTCCGTCTGGATTGAGGAGGAAGCTGGCAGATAA
- a CDS encoding MFS transporter: MRANHGMPLMRILVFTLIISVMNGTMFNVVLPVISRQFQLSPSQVSWIVTGYLIVYAIGTVTFGKLTDKYSLKNLLTFGLLFLSAGSIVGLLATEYWMMIAARILQAVGASVIPALAMIIPIRYFAPEKRGRMLGINVIGTSLGAALGPIIAGFVSTAWNWQVLFVIPLLSLFTLPFYRKYLDDEKGSDSTIDIIGGVLLAGTIAALLLALTNGGRGYALAGGVMLILFMVRIRYAADPFVKPSVFRNRPFTFGLAIYFVMAAIGFGTPFTTPQMLSQVNQLSPAVTGIVMLPSALVTAFMGRKGGKLADEKGNPFLLYTAASILIFGFLCLSSVVGMSPVFISIFLIFSVLGQAFMQIALTNTVSQTLPKEQIGIGMGLLSMFNFIAGAVSAAVFGKILDSGTTTIHLNPVPGNSTAFIYSNIFLALALLVAVMVLLYFIQFGRSAKIQSGGGLSERRQQYKQQ, translated from the coding sequence ATGAGAGCAAATCATGGAATGCCATTAATGCGTATTCTTGTTTTTACACTGATCATCTCCGTGATGAATGGAACGATGTTTAATGTGGTTCTTCCGGTGATCAGCAGACAGTTTCAACTATCCCCATCGCAGGTGAGCTGGATCGTGACCGGTTATTTGATAGTGTACGCTATTGGTACAGTAACCTTCGGCAAACTGACGGACAAATACAGCTTGAAGAATCTGCTGACGTTCGGTCTATTGTTTCTTTCTGCCGGTTCCATAGTAGGGCTTCTGGCTACCGAGTATTGGATGATGATCGCCGCCCGTATATTGCAGGCGGTTGGAGCATCGGTCATTCCTGCGCTGGCCATGATCATTCCCATCCGTTATTTTGCACCTGAAAAGCGCGGCCGGATGTTAGGCATCAATGTGATCGGGACTTCTCTTGGCGCTGCACTGGGCCCGATTATTGCCGGCTTCGTATCCACCGCCTGGAACTGGCAGGTGCTGTTTGTGATTCCCCTGCTGTCGCTGTTTACGCTGCCGTTTTACCGCAAATATCTGGATGACGAGAAGGGCAGCGACAGCACCATTGATATCATCGGCGGAGTTCTGCTGGCAGGAACCATTGCTGCCTTATTGCTCGCGTTGACTAACGGAGGGAGAGGGTATGCTCTGGCAGGGGGTGTTATGCTGATCCTGTTCATGGTGCGTATCCGTTATGCTGCTGATCCGTTCGTCAAACCTTCTGTGTTCCGCAACAGACCGTTTACCTTCGGTTTAGCAATATATTTTGTGATGGCTGCTATAGGCTTCGGGACTCCGTTCACTACGCCTCAAATGCTATCCCAGGTAAACCAGCTCTCACCAGCCGTTACGGGGATCGTTATGCTGCCGTCGGCCCTTGTAACTGCATTTATGGGACGCAAAGGGGGCAAGCTGGCGGATGAGAAAGGCAATCCATTTCTGCTATATACAGCGGCCAGCATTCTAATCTTTGGTTTCTTATGCTTGTCTTCTGTTGTGGGTATGTCACCGGTCTTTATCTCAATCTTTCTTATCTTCAGTGTTCTTGGTCAAGCATTTATGCAGATTGCTTTGACGAATACCGTTTCACAGACGCTGCCGAAGGAGCAAATCGGAATTGGGATGGGCCTCTTGTCCATGTTTAATTTCATAGCCGGGGCAGTCTCTGCAGCAGTCTTCGGGAAGATTCTGGATTCCGGTACAACAACTATTCATCTAAATCCGGTCCCGGGCAATAGCACTGCTTTTATTTACAGTAATATTTTCCTTGCGCTTGCGTTATTGGTTGCGGTAATGGTCTTGCTCTACTTCATTCAATTCGGGCGCAGTGCTAAAATACAAAGCGGAGGTGGATTAAGTGAGCGAAGACAGCAGTATAAGCAACAGTGA
- a CDS encoding TetR/AcrR family transcriptional regulator, with protein MNTDINITMKHKEARSKRGILEATIEMLAVNSYSSLTIEAVASQAGVGKSTIYRWWNNKARLVLDAFLMTAESGFEFDGNRPVQDNFRQQLEALARILNSPIGKSTLTIVTENDEIAEDFYNLFLITKRNTAKQALQAAIDKGEVKPAVNLDVALDLLYGPIYFQILIYKKIPDEDYINDLLIHVMNGIAAAAN; from the coding sequence ATGAACACGGACATAAACATAACTATGAAGCACAAGGAAGCCCGGAGTAAGAGGGGGATTCTTGAGGCAACGATTGAGATGCTGGCAGTAAACAGCTATTCCTCTTTAACCATTGAGGCGGTTGCGTCACAGGCCGGAGTAGGCAAATCAACCATTTATAGATGGTGGAACAATAAAGCGCGTCTTGTACTGGATGCGTTTCTCATGACCGCGGAATCCGGGTTTGAGTTTGACGGCAACAGACCGGTTCAGGATAACTTTAGGCAGCAGCTTGAAGCTTTGGCACGTATACTTAACAGCCCGATCGGGAAGTCCACTTTAACGATTGTTACGGAGAACGATGAGATTGCCGAAGACTTTTACAACCTATTCTTAATCACCAAGCGAAATACAGCCAAACAAGCGCTCCAGGCAGCGATCGATAAAGGTGAAGTCAAACCGGCGGTTAACCTGGATGTCGCCCTGGACCTGCTCTATGGTCCCATTTACTTTCAGATTCTGATCTATAAAAAAATCCCGGATGAGGATTACATCAACGATCTGTTGATCCATGTGATGAATGGAATCGCTGCTGCGGCAAATTAA
- a CDS encoding TetR/AcrR family transcriptional regulator, giving the protein MSEDSSISNSDKLLLAAIDLIASKGYKGVTTQEIAAAAGFSEKTLFRHFGSKQNLLEAAFDRFHYAEEMTRLFDEKLIWDLQTDLLLISRTYHEIMNRNRKMIMISMKEADNLPGFSERTLKHPRQFIRILTNYFTVMSGKGKLADVNPEIQAYSFISMNYGVFANTLDIGTISLEAFITESVQTFTRGLTP; this is encoded by the coding sequence GTGAGCGAAGACAGCAGTATAAGCAACAGTGACAAATTGCTGCTCGCAGCAATCGATTTAATCGCAAGCAAGGGTTATAAAGGGGTAACCACCCAGGAAATAGCTGCCGCAGCCGGATTCAGTGAGAAAACATTGTTCCGCCACTTTGGAAGTAAACAGAACCTGCTCGAAGCTGCCTTTGACCGCTTTCATTATGCTGAAGAAATGACCAGGCTGTTTGATGAAAAGCTGATCTGGGATTTACAGACAGACTTGCTGCTGATCAGCCGGACCTACCATGAAATCATGAACCGCAACCGGAAGATGATTATGATCAGCATGAAAGAAGCGGATAATTTACCGGGGTTCAGTGAAAGAACATTGAAGCATCCCAGACAATTTATAAGGATTTTGACGAATTATTTCACGGTGATGTCCGGAAAGGGGAAGCTGGCCGATGTCAATCCGGAAATTCAGGCCTATTCCTTCATCTCGATGAATTACGGGGTATTCGCCAATACCTTGGATATTGGTACAATCTCACTTGAGGCATTCATTACGGAGAGTGTGCAGACCTTTACCAGAGGGTTAACCCCTTAA
- a CDS encoding MFS transporter, which produces MNQTISKQSGNPSYSLMTVILFWCGLVILTSMYITIPLADVFTQAFQISPGEAAWIGSSFSLCYALGCLLYGPFSDRYGRKVFLAASIVGLTLVTVAIGFVDSFYGLIVLRGVQGLIAAAFAPISLVYAGEMFPPHKRLTALGFISSGLLMAGIVGQVFSGLVNEYWGWHEIFFILGVVYGITAVIVIRFLPKDELHRPKENVLLKFKQMAGLLKQTQLLLAFAITFVLLLSLVGMYTVLGSYLSSAKFGLSAQTILSIRAAGIAGMLLSPFSGRIAQRLGMAAVLRGGLALGSVGLLALGLNPGLPVIVLMSVIFVAGIALVTPVVISIVSQLGGSARGSAISFNAFILFLGASTGPLLALKLLKTENYPLSFGILGAIIFAGFLVSLLLKLPSRGPVKSEQVSAVPAE; this is translated from the coding sequence ATGAATCAGACGATAAGCAAGCAGAGCGGCAATCCAAGCTACTCTTTAATGACGGTCATTTTATTCTGGTGCGGATTGGTCATCTTAACCAGCATGTATATCACAATTCCTTTGGCCGATGTATTTACGCAGGCCTTCCAGATCAGCCCGGGTGAGGCCGCCTGGATCGGAAGTTCGTTCTCACTCTGTTATGCGCTGGGTTGTCTGCTCTACGGGCCGTTCTCTGACAGATACGGACGTAAAGTATTCCTGGCCGCGAGTATTGTCGGGTTAACTTTAGTTACTGTTGCGATCGGGTTTGTGGATAGCTTCTACGGGCTGATTGTCCTCAGAGGGGTCCAGGGGCTTATTGCTGCTGCATTCGCGCCGATTTCACTTGTGTACGCCGGGGAAATGTTTCCTCCCCATAAAAGACTTACAGCCCTCGGGTTTATAAGCTCCGGGCTGCTGATGGCAGGGATCGTAGGCCAGGTGTTTAGCGGGCTGGTGAACGAATATTGGGGCTGGCACGAAATTTTCTTCATTCTCGGAGTGGTGTACGGGATTACGGCAGTCATTGTCATTCGCTTTCTCCCGAAGGATGAATTGCACCGGCCGAAAGAAAATGTGCTGCTAAAGTTCAAGCAGATGGCCGGTCTGCTCAAACAAACACAGCTGCTGCTGGCTTTTGCCATAACCTTCGTGCTGCTGCTATCCTTGGTCGGGATGTACACCGTATTAGGAAGTTACTTAAGCTCAGCCAAGTTCGGGCTCTCCGCACAGACAATCCTTTCGATTCGTGCAGCGGGGATCGCCGGGATGCTGTTATCGCCCTTCTCGGGAAGAATTGCCCAAAGGCTGGGGATGGCCGCCGTTCTGCGGGGCGGATTAGCTTTAGGTTCAGTAGGGTTGCTTGCTTTAGGCTTGAACCCGGGCCTGCCGGTTATTGTCCTGATGAGTGTTATTTTTGTGGCGGGGATTGCCCTGGTAACTCCCGTTGTCATTTCTATCGTCAGCCAGCTGGGCGGGAGCGCGCGCGGGTCTGCGATTTCATTCAACGCCTTTATTCTGTTCTTAGGCGCCAGCACGGGACCTCTATTAGCCCTGAAATTATTAAAGACGGAGAACTATCCGCTCTCCTTCGGGATCTTGGGGGCGATTATTTTCGCCGGGTTCCTGGTTTCTCTTCTTTTAAAGCTACCCTCAAGAGGGCCTGTCAAAAGTGAACAGGTATCTGCTGTACCGGCAGAGTAA
- a CDS encoding sensor histidine kinase, whose translation MRWFADLSIQIKLIGAYILIILVPVIIISNYLFTGFYQNTIKDIIQENRYQTDNEKQEIMSKIEVMEQSIGLLVSDRQLREYVTVESEPELEDIKRFQEYSLTFLQSVLFNNSDIAGIRFFVNNPWISELWPIIYHEERIKDSPFYTKMMNQNGNILWEIQSEDTLLQVQDSNAAVNQSSSSIVSLMAGVNQINSQNLIQHLGIIKVDMPIGNFFKKAYNNSSDRVSRFYILDQQGNLHANNTDPLPELDEADIQQAVAKYQQAGKSSLLLSRKGEDFLYLVEHIDKINAELINVISLQTTYSKIDQTRNTVIVVILILLILLAITTFFMQSIILNKLNILRESMKQVRSGDFGVDIDVRGGDEIGELAHHFRQMLNTINEMIADAVKRSAATKEAELQALHNQIDAHFLYNTLENLKMLAEVEGQYTVSDALTSLGSIMRYNLRWSSDRVQLRDEVGHIQHYVTIMNIRYDEKLKLVIEVEDRFRDHELLKMSLQPIVENALKHGVYSALMKGDGLVVAIRAFEEGGFFYIEVTDNGIGIAGDKLQELNRKLIMSDEEFYALPGETTETAELNKRSGGIGLRNVNQRIQMVYGEEYGLRIESKRGSYTQVTVKLPLLTSGRGGTQII comes from the coding sequence ATGAGGTGGTTTGCGGATCTGTCCATTCAAATTAAGCTAATCGGGGCTTATATCTTGATTATTCTGGTTCCGGTTATTATAATCTCTAACTATTTGTTTACCGGGTTCTATCAGAATACGATTAAAGACATCATTCAGGAGAACCGTTACCAGACCGATAATGAGAAACAAGAGATTATGAGCAAGATCGAGGTCATGGAGCAGTCAATCGGGTTACTGGTTTCGGATCGGCAGCTGAGGGAGTATGTAACTGTTGAATCGGAGCCCGAGTTGGAGGATATCAAGCGGTTCCAAGAGTATTCTCTGACCTTTTTGCAAAGTGTGCTGTTTAATAATTCGGATATCGCGGGTATCCGTTTCTTCGTGAATAATCCATGGATCAGTGAGCTCTGGCCGATCATTTATCATGAAGAGAGGATTAAGGACAGCCCCTTTTATACTAAAATGATGAATCAAAATGGAAACATTCTATGGGAAATTCAATCGGAAGATACACTATTACAGGTACAGGACAGCAACGCTGCTGTGAACCAAAGCTCAAGCTCTATAGTCTCCTTGATGGCGGGAGTTAATCAGATTAACAGCCAGAATCTTATCCAGCATCTTGGAATCATCAAAGTCGATATGCCCATCGGGAATTTCTTCAAAAAGGCTTATAACAACAGCAGTGACCGGGTTTCCCGGTTTTACATACTTGATCAGCAGGGCAACCTGCATGCCAACAACACAGACCCGCTACCGGAATTGGATGAAGCTGATATTCAGCAGGCCGTCGCTAAGTACCAGCAAGCAGGCAAGTCATCATTGCTGCTCTCCCGTAAGGGGGAGGATTTCCTATACCTCGTGGAACATATCGATAAAATAAATGCAGAGCTTATCAATGTGATTTCATTACAGACTACATATTCCAAGATAGATCAAACCCGAAACACCGTCATTGTGGTCATTCTAATCCTGCTGATACTTCTGGCCATTACAACCTTCTTCATGCAGTCCATCATACTGAACAAACTGAATATTTTGCGGGAATCCATGAAACAAGTACGCAGCGGCGATTTTGGCGTAGACATTGATGTCAGAGGCGGTGATGAGATCGGAGAGCTGGCCCATCATTTCCGGCAGATGCTGAATACGATCAATGAAATGATAGCCGATGCGGTAAAGCGCAGCGCAGCCACGAAAGAAGCCGAGCTCCAGGCATTGCACAATCAGATTGATGCCCATTTTTTATACAACACCCTGGAAAATTTGAAGATGCTTGCAGAAGTCGAAGGACAATACACCGTATCGGATGCGCTCACTTCCCTGGGCAGTATTATGCGTTACAATCTCAGATGGTCCAGTGACAGGGTGCAGCTGAGAGATGAAGTGGGTCATATTCAGCATTACGTAACGATCATGAATATCCGTTATGACGAGAAGCTGAAACTGGTGATTGAGGTGGAGGACAGATTTCGGGATCATGAATTATTAAAGATGTCCCTGCAGCCTATTGTGGAGAATGCCTTGAAGCACGGGGTATATTCCGCTTTGATGAAGGGTGACGGCCTGGTTGTGGCTATACGGGCTTTTGAAGAAGGCGGTTTCTTCTATATAGAGGTGACTGACAACGGTATCGGAATTGCCGGGGATAAGCTACAGGAGCTGAATCGCAAGCTGATCATGAGCGACGAGGAATTCTATGCATTGCCCGGGGAGACGACGGAGACGGCGGAGCTGAATAAGCGGAGCGGCGGCATCGGGCTGCGAAATGTGAATCAGCGGATTCAGATGGTGTACGGGGAGGAGTATGGACTCCGGATAGAGAGCAAGCGGGGAAGCTATACCCAAGTAACCGTGAAGCTGCCTTTATTAACATCAGGTAGAGGAGGAACACAGATTATATGA